TTCCACGTCCACCAACTTCGACTACTACGACCAACTGAAAGAGTACGAACGGAACTGCTCCAGAGAGGAGCTCTTGAACATTATCTCCACGTTGAAGCGAGAGAACCAACGCCTCCGAATGGGCGAGGGTGTAGACGCGACGGATGTGACAGGCGCGACAGATGCGATAGATGTGACAGATGTGATAGATGCAACAGATGCGGCTGATGTAGCAGACATGCGTGGTGCGGATGACCCTGTTGGGAACGCTGGACAGATGCACTTACATCACGATGAGGAAATAACAAAACATCAACAAGAGTTGAGTGATTTGAGAGCCGTCAACGAGAAGCTATTCGTCGACAACAAGAGGTTCCACGAAAAGCTTCAGGAGTACATGCAAATTTCCCACAACCTGCGCGTCCTGAATGAGGAGTACAAGCGGCAGATAGACGGGTTCAAGGCCATGATGCACAACAGCGACGCCAACCACGTCGAGATAAAGAAGAAGCTCGATGACCTGCGCAAGAAATACGAGCAGCTCAAGGTTTAGCGCGAGTGGTGTATTCAACTGCAGGCAATTTCCGAGGGTTATGCGCGGGTTATGCGCGGGTTATGCGCGTACTAGCATCCCCTCTCCCACGTGACCACCACGTGACCATCACGTGACCACCACGTTACTACCACATTGACACCACCTTACCACGGGACTTCACGTCACTTACCCCCACCCACCCAGGAAAACACGGAGGATAAAGAGAACGACGACGTGTTcgacaaatggaaaaaggaactaACCAAAGTAATGGGGGCTCATTTTTGTGGAGGAGACGCTCTCCGGGGGGGGGTTTCGATTTCGGTCCATTCTACTCCGTGTTGCTTGCTGTAGTCTCTCCCCAACTTCACTGCCTGCTTTACCCCATCCCCACGAAGGTGTTGGACGAGAGGAAAAAGATAAAGTCAGTCATCCTAAGTGTCGAGAGGAGACTCATCACGAACAAGGAAGTTGGGGCGGGTACCTTTTCCGAGGCGGAACTCCGCGGGCTGTACCAGAAGGTAATTTATTGGGCCCATCAGGAGCAGCGCTCGTGGCGTCGGTGATGGCCTAAATGGTGTGCTCCATGAGTGGAAGATTTTTGTATGATAGACGGCCAAAACGTGTATGTTTGGCGTGCGTGTGCGCTAAGAACATGGCTCCTCTCCAAACCATTTCGTCGCGCCGCAGAAAAGCAAAATGGACGAGGAACTGCAGAGGAACATCCTGCAAACAAACGAGTTGCTAAAGGAGCTCCCCCTCCAGATAAAGGACGAGAAGACGAAAAACTTCCTGTTTCTATTTTACACAAACAAAGTACTCCTgcaggagaaggaggagCTACAGGTAATTTCGGTTCGGTGACCTTGTGACTCGCGCACCACCGAGACCAGCCATATTTGAAGCCATGCATGTAGCCGCGTGTGTACTCATCTGTACCACTTTATCCATCGCTTTCTACTCTGCTTTTTCCATCGTGCAGGAATTCTTCGAGCTCTCATCAACTATCATTAGccagaaggagaaacaaatTAGCAGCTTGAAGGATCAATTAAAAATGACTGACGCCTGTCCCCCGCTAAAGATGTGAACGCCTATCTTGGCTCGGAGAGGGAGGCAGGTCCACCCAGTAGCACCTACAACGTGCACATAGGCACTGATTCTGATATCccattttgaaggaaaagcaaaagtATGTCTTCTCCGACGCGTGAAGAGCACAAAATGGTTGCCATCTTCGCAGTCTCCCAAATGGTCAAAGGGGCCTAAGTGTACTAAACATCGCTCCAACTTTTCACGAAGTGGAGTTCCCTTACACCCGTTTGGTCCTCTTACGTTTCATTGGAGAACATGTGCCCTGCGGTGTCGAGACCCAGCGTgtcgacattttttttttttttttttaaaaaaaaaaaaatgtacacaacTGTTCGCCGTCGACAAAGGTCCGCATGCAATTTATCGTGTCACATGTTGTTATGtcgttcttttctattttctcaaatttcttttaatttttaaagcaGGGTACCCACAAAGGTTAGCCGCTGCGCAATCGTAGAAACGttcttatatatatggatatgtattttttttttttttttttttttttttttttcccctttggtaTCCCAACCTTTTACATCGTTCAAAGTTTTTCTCTCAATCCGTTTTGGAAAATCGAGCCCGGCGAAATTTAAGTAGCTCGCTCGGCATGAATTGACAGCGCGGCGGCAGGGCGAACACCACAGAGGCTATCCCCAAGGTATATTACTCACCTCGGACTGATGAGGAGCCTGCCGAACATTATCGTGACTGGTGTGCCCGGAGTGGGCAAAACCACCCTGTGTGAGGAACTGGTTGAGATACTCAACAAACAATTGAAGGAGAACCAACAGGCAGAGTCTGCTAGCCAAATGAAGCACCTGAATCTATCTAAAGTtataaaagaggaaaggcTCTACGAAGAATTTGATGACCAACTGGATGCAAGCATCTACAGTAGCGACATGGTAAACGAAAAATTAGAGAAGCTGAAGTTAGAAAATGGAGGATACATAATAGATTTCCACGATGTAGACTTCCTCGATGAGAAGGAACTCATCgaccacatttttttattgacCGCTTCGACAAACAAGTTATACGAACgactggaaaaaagaaactactCCGaagagaagataaaaaataatatcgaGTGCGAAATATTTCAGGTAATAAAGGAGGACATCCTCACCTCCTATAATGATCCGTCCATTTTTGATGAACTGGAGAATAACGATATGGAACAGTACGAAAGCAATCTGCAGCTTATCAAGGGATGGGTACTCTCCTGGGTGAAGAATGGCGTGGCGATGCCGCGGTGAGGTGGTACACAGATGAAACTCTACACTGGTGTAATGATCCCCGGCTTCTTACTCGACTGCGccttttgtatatatattttgacGGCCCAAGGAGGACAGACAAGTTGGCCGCCTTTGTACTTTAAAGCCacacccatttttttctgtacagaCTGGAGATGtgattttgttcattttaatttaatttttttttttttttcccatctgtTAATTCGAATGGTTAAATTAAAGCAAACCGTGGAGACTCCTCAAACGGTGAATTTTGGtaagaaaggagaagaagaaaaaaaaaagagaagaaaaaatattaaggcaaaaggaaattattaagacaaaaaatttataacaGAATAAATAAACCACTTTGAATCataaggaacgaaaaaattccccaacatgttagaataaagtcgggagaaaaaaaaatttttctctttttttttcctcttttacttATATGGATTACACATGAACATAAACACTGTCATGCAACacatacagaaaaaagaagtttaagaattaataaaaaaataaaaaggaaaaaaaagaaaaggaataaaaagaaaagaagagtaaaggaaagaaaagagaagagaagggaagaaaaggaaggaaatgggaaagagaagaaaaaaagggaagaaaaaggaaagaagaaaaggaaaggaaaagagtgAAGGAATGTTACGTAGCATAGTAACGTATATTTCCTGGTCTTCTATTATTTGTTCCggccctttcccttcttccgGTTGATGGTCGACGTCgtccatcatcatcatataTGGTAGAAATATCGGTGGAGCTACCACCTAAGGTGGACgaaccaccaccaccaccacctagGGTGGTGGAACCGTCATCTCCTAGTGTAGAAGAATCATTCCCTGTGAAAGTGTCGTCAAAGTGTTGATGTCGAACAGTAGATCTTCTTCccctattccttcctcctgtaTTATTACTGCCACCAAAgagggatttttttattccatcaaataCATCAGTATactgagaagaaaaaaaaaaaaaaaaaaagaaaaagaaaaagggaagaacatatacatatgtatacatgtatgtatatatatatatgtatatgtatatatgtggtgtgtatatgtatatgtatatatatgtatatatgtatatatatgtatatgtatatatgtataaatatatacttatatgtatatgtatgtatatatatacatgtatgtatgtttatatgtgtgtatgtatatatacgtatgtatgtttatatgtgtgtatgtatatatacgtatgtatgtttatatgtgtgtatgtatatatacgtatgtatgtatacatatacatatattataatgTACTTACtttgtataaaaagaaaccGATGGTTGGTAATCCGATCGTGGCAATGGTACCACCAACAGTAGCAGGAATGGAGGTGGTGGCACTTCCACTAGAGGGGGAGGGACCTACTGAGAGTTCATTATCATCACCTAAACAGTCAGTAGTTTCTTCCACCTCCCGTCCTTCCTCTGACGCCACTTCTATTTTTCTACATGTTAGTTGTGCTATTTCCGGGGAAGTAGGTTTCTGCATAGTCCCGACTTTTCCACTTACCAATTTACAACAGGGGTCATTACTATTCTGTTCAAGTGTACAACTACTTTCTATTGCCCCATAATAATTTTGAACATCATCTAAGTAGTCAGAATATGCCTTGGAACAGCGGGTCTCCTTATTCCCCAGGCCCTGTTGTTTCATGGAATTATAGTCATTTAAAAAGTCGAATATtactttactttttttaaatagggTCTTGTCAAAAGCAATTGCCGTTGTTATTTTGGGGCATGTTTTTTTACTACCCTCTAATTTGTCTAATTCCTGGTACATTGCATTCAAGACAGTCGAGAAGATGGTGCCCGTTTTTAGTTGCTTAGATATTAATATTCCTAaccaataataaaaatattcacaaCGTTGTGCATAGGAGGAAGTTTCCCCACTATTCATTCCTGCATTCACATAATACCAAGTACCTAAAATGCGGTTCAAGCATTTTGTACTGTTCAGATATTGCTCCATTATAGTTCTTAATCCCTCCTTTATGCTAATCAAAGAATCTTGACCACTGTAAGTATTCCACATGATATTTAAATTCTTATATGTCGAACGTGAAGGTAATTGACTCAAATCCTTCATCTGCTTACGTGTGTGCGTGTGGAAAGATGTGGGGAGTATAAggaatatgtacatatacatccatacatac
The Plasmodium knowlesi strain H genome assembly, chromosome: 2 DNA segment above includes these coding regions:
- a CDS encoding KIR protein, translating into MASNTIPGDKEEAELPSRRAYAEFSRNMSPGSCTKRGSMAHTLEPYSYMSIYKERIINTLCYVMTVQENDASSFYSDRCEFAYYYLGDAMEKTGINISYFRNAISVIHYLLKESGNNLNCRNIYQNINEDVFKYGKIIFDLSIDYDTLSSQLQKSANKCRGKYYEYLKSVDDAFKYIKIICSDNRDAYCTYINGIKKKYEDDEDDESSKLEYSEATVTDLAGNSPSAATAVTVTMKDLSQLPSRSTYKNLNIMWNTYSGQDSLISIKEGLRTIMEQYLNSTKCLNRILGTWYYVNAGMNSGETSSYAQRCEYFYYWLGILISKQLKTGTIFSTVLNAMYQELDKLEGSKKTCPKITTAIAFDKTLFKKSKVIFDFLNDYNSMKQQGLGNKETRCSKAYSDYLDDVQNYYGAIESSCTLEQNSNDPCCKLVSGKVGTMQKPTSPEIAQLTCRKIEVASEEGREVEETTDCLGDDNELSVGPSPSSGSATTSIPATVGGTIATIGLPTIGFFLYKYTDVFDGIKKSLFGGSNNTGGRNRGRRSTVRHQHFDDTFTGNDSSTLGDDGSTTLGGGGGGSSTLGGSSTDISTIYDDDGRRRPSTGRRERAGTNNRRPGNIRYYAT